A genome region from Arachis duranensis cultivar V14167 chromosome 6, aradu.V14167.gnm2.J7QH, whole genome shotgun sequence includes the following:
- the LOC107492669 gene encoding probable calcium-binding protein CML35 has product MIPEETSWKVTEGPKHGDPFKATCFVPPSPQSFSSSSSSSSNTFSLFQHQPPMKLININPKNLKLSPKRLFRSSKKDRSAPSRSDPPSFGSSASSSEGSTHKSAAAAGSATPTSVLPDASGDWSIELHLELSQAFRLIDRDGDGVVSRQELEAVLKSLAPLRSEEVAAMLREVDAEGRGCISVEELVSRVGSVGDVPMTEEDELREAFEVFDSDGDGRISAEELLRVFHAIGDERCTLEECRRMIEGVDRNRDGFVCFEDFSRMMELQQQQR; this is encoded by the coding sequence ATGATACCCGAGGAAACTTCGTGGAAGGTGACTGAAGGTCCAAAACATGGAGATCCATTTAAGGCAACCTGCTTCGTCCCTCCTTCCCCTcaatccttttcttcttcttcttcttcttcttcaaacacttTCTCTCTATTCCAACACCAACCACCAATGAAGCTCATCAACATCAATCCCAAGAACCTCAAGCTTTCCCCTAAGCGTCTTTTCCGTTCCTCCAAGAAGGACCGTTCCGCTCCCTCCAGATCCGATCCTCCCTCATTCGGATCCTCCGCGTCCTCCTCCGAGGGCTCCACTCACAAGTCCGCTGCCGCCGCTGGTTCCGCCACGCCTACTAGTGTCCTCCCTGATGCTTCTGGCGACTGGTCCATCGAGCTCCACCTCGAGCTCTCACAGGCCTTCCGCCTCATCGACCGCGACGGTGACGGCGTCGTCTCACGCCAGGAGCTTGAGGCGGTTCTGAAGAGCTTGGCGCCGCTGCGATCGGAGGAAGTGGCGGCGATGCTGCGTGAGGTCGACGCTGAGGGCCGTGGATGCATCAGCGTCGAGGAGCTGGTGAGTCGAGTCGGTTCCGTTGGCGATGTTCCCATGACGGAAGAGGATGAGCTGAGGGAAGCATTCGAGGTGTTTGACAGCGACGGCGACGGGCGGATCTCGGCAGAGGAGCTGCTTAGGGTTTTCCATGCGATCGGCGACGAGCGGTGCACGTTAGAGGAGTGCAGGCGCATGATAGAGGGCGTGGATAGGAACCGGGATGGGTTTGTGTGCTTCGAGGACTTTTCTCGTATGATGGAGTTGCAGCAACAGCAACGGTGA
- the LOC127748544 gene encoding uncharacterized protein LOC127748544, with product MVEQVMELSAEVGHNGGGPSVHSTFVQDDRPLAPLPIHVVVSVDEAEEGEEESDEDYVANSGDSDLSNGGDKNECVPETPVSTAARHVLPPPLLIPALSTVPSHYHSLELDAMHERTLFLDTGEQDYNLDDGVKFRIGHKFRSREAVLQGVKNYNIRRSAEYRVVESDLLKYHVQCRQVDNGCQ from the coding sequence ATGGTGGAGCAAGTAATGGAGCTGTCTGCAGAGGTAGGACACAATGGCGGTGGTCCTTCTGTACACTCGACCTTTGTGCAGGACGACCGACCCCTCGCACCACTGCCCATTCATGTCGTCGTTTCAGTAGATGAGGCAGAGGAGGGCGAGGAGGAGTCGGACGAGGATTACGTGGCGAATAGTGGTGATAGCGACTTGTCCAATGGTGGGGATAAGAATGAGTGTGTTCCGGAGACACCAGTTTCGACCGCGGCCCGCCACGTCCTACCTCCACCTCTTCTAATACCGGCGCTTTCAACAGTTCCTTCTCACTATCACAGTCTGGAATTGGACGCCATGCATGAGAGGACTCTGTTTCTTGACACGGGTGAACAGGATTACAACCTAGACGACGGTGTAAAGTTTCGGATCGGCCACAAGTTTAGAAGCCGAGAGGCAGTGCTTCAGGGTGTGAAGAACTACAATATTCGGAGGAGTGCGGAGTACCGAGTAGTCGAATCGGACTTGCTAAAATACCATGTGCAGTGCCGTCAAGTTGATAATGGGTGTCAATAG